Proteins encoded in a region of the Photobacterium angustum genome:
- a CDS encoding YaiI/YqxD family protein, with amino-acid sequence MKIWVDADACPNVVKEILFRAADRAKVNVTLVANQYIRTPPSPFLRSIQVEQGFDVADNYIVQQAEAGDLVITADIPLADELITKGAHALNPRGEMYTKDTIKQRLQMRDFMETMRSSGVQTGGPAPLSQADRQNFANKLDTFLAKNHKPQ; translated from the coding sequence ATGAAAATTTGGGTAGATGCTGATGCATGTCCAAACGTCGTAAAAGAGATTCTATTTCGCGCTGCTGATCGCGCAAAAGTGAACGTAACGCTGGTGGCTAACCAATACATTCGCACGCCACCTTCACCGTTTTTACGTTCGATTCAAGTGGAACAAGGCTTTGATGTTGCTGATAATTATATTGTACAACAAGCCGAAGCAGGGGACTTGGTGATTACCGCTGATATCCCATTAGCAGACGAACTGATCACCAAAGGCGCACATGCATTAAACCCTCGTGGCGAGATGTATACTAAAGACACCATTAAGCAGCGTTTACAAATGCGTGACTTCATGGAAACTATGCGCAGCAGTGGCGTACAAACGGGCGGCCCAGCACCATTGAGCCAAGCTGATCGCCAGAACTTCGCTAACAAACTGGATACGTTTTTAGCTAAAAATCACAAGCCACAATAA
- a CDS encoding ABC-F family ATPase codes for MISTANITMQFGDKPLFENISVKFGGGNRYGLIGANGCGKSTFMKILGGELEQSAGTVSLDPNERMAKLGQDQFAFENYSVVDTVIMGHKELWTIKEERDRIYSMAEMSEEDGMRVADLEVEFAEMDGYSAEARAGELLLGLGIPEDQHFGLMSAVAPGLKVRVLLAQVLFANPDIMLLDEPTNNLDIHTIAWLEQILLARNCTMIIISHDRHFLNSVCTHMADLDYGELRLFPGNYDEYMMAAEQAREQLHADNAKKKAQMAELQTFVSRFSANASKAKQATSRQKQLDKIQLTEVKASSRQTPFIRFDQEKELFRNALEVEGLKQGYGENILINGVNLLVEVGERIAIIGENGIGKSTFLNTLAGQMEPMAGMVKWSENNNIGFYAQDHSADFAEDITLLEWMSQWKKPGDDEQTVRGILGRMLFSQNDIKKSVKVISGGEQGRMLFGKLIMQRPNILLMDEPTNHMDMESIEALNLALENFKGTLMFVSHDRQFVTSVATRILEITKDGVEDFHGTYDEYIAKKGLVG; via the coding sequence TTGATTTCAACAGCTAATATCACAATGCAGTTTGGCGATAAGCCATTGTTTGAAAACATCTCAGTAAAATTTGGTGGCGGCAACCGTTACGGCCTAATCGGCGCGAATGGTTGTGGTAAATCGACATTCATGAAAATCTTGGGTGGCGAGCTAGAGCAGTCTGCAGGTACTGTTTCACTTGATCCTAATGAGCGTATGGCTAAATTAGGTCAGGATCAATTTGCATTCGAAAACTACAGCGTAGTAGACACTGTGATCATGGGTCACAAAGAGCTATGGACGATTAAAGAAGAGCGCGATCGCATCTATTCAATGGCTGAAATGTCAGAAGAAGATGGTATGCGTGTTGCGGATCTAGAAGTAGAATTTGCAGAAATGGACGGCTACTCAGCAGAAGCACGTGCAGGTGAATTACTACTTGGTCTTGGTATTCCAGAAGATCAGCACTTCGGTCTAATGAGTGCCGTTGCTCCGGGTCTTAAAGTTCGTGTGCTTCTTGCACAGGTACTGTTTGCTAACCCAGACATCATGCTACTTGACGAACCAACGAACAACTTGGACATTCACACCATTGCATGGCTTGAGCAGATCCTACTAGCGCGTAACTGCACTATGATCATCATCTCGCACGACCGTCACTTCTTAAACAGCGTATGTACACACATGGCTGACTTAGATTACGGTGAGCTTCGTCTATTCCCTGGTAACTACGACGAATACATGATGGCTGCAGAGCAAGCTCGTGAGCAGTTACATGCAGATAATGCGAAGAAGAAAGCACAGATGGCTGAACTACAAACGTTCGTAAGCCGCTTCTCTGCTAACGCATCTAAAGCGAAGCAAGCAACGTCTCGTCAAAAGCAATTGGATAAAATCCAATTAACAGAAGTAAAAGCATCTAGCCGTCAAACACCATTCATTCGTTTCGATCAGGAAAAAGAACTGTTCCGTAACGCATTAGAAGTGGAAGGTTTGAAGCAAGGTTACGGTGAAAACATCCTAATCAACGGTGTTAACTTACTGGTAGAAGTAGGTGAGCGCATCGCGATTATCGGTGAGAACGGTATCGGTAAATCAACATTCCTAAACACGCTAGCGGGTCAAATGGAGCCGATGGCGGGTATGGTTAAGTGGTCTGAAAACAATAACATTGGTTTCTACGCACAGGATCACAGTGCTGATTTCGCAGAAGATATTACATTGCTTGAGTGGATGAGCCAGTGGAAAAAGCCAGGTGATGACGAGCAAACTGTTCGTGGTATCCTAGGCCGTATGCTGTTCTCACAAAACGACATTAAGAAATCAGTTAAAGTGATTTCTGGTGGTGAGCAAGGTCGTATGTTGTTTGGTAAGTTAATCATGCAACGTCCTAACATCCTACTTATGGATGAACCAACAAACCACATGGACATGGAATCTATTGAAGCACTTAACCTTGCGTTAGAGAACTTCAAAGGTACATTAATGTTCGTATCTCACGATCGCCAGTTTGTAACATCGGTTGCAACACGTATTCTTGAGATCACTAAAGACGGCGTAGAAGACTTCCACGGTACTTACGATGAGTACATCGCGAAGAAAGGTCTTGTTGGTTAA
- a CDS encoding phosphatidylserine decarboxylase family protein, with product MNIHSFGNWLPKSKAHVNAWIQHLKAHTKQHPAELVQPIQEFKDLVDNDESLKELAERMFSYAGNQKELTPLGTPEVMSFDEFIVLLNAIMTQAPECTEYTDPKSGELNPCGLIGFPINALLDWPMATPAGYTFFSNALVNQQIKKILTYWSSFLSSSDSRYVLVTDDLNRTPKVLGWLNPTAKREMVGVACQATSDPALKALPFEHFFQCDPDDKYYGFKSWDDFFTREFVKGVRPIAEGDDIIANACESAPLQVAENVAETSEFWLKGQPYSLQNMMDFDPLAKQFVGGTIYQAFLSALSYHRWNSPVSGTVKKAFIVNGSYYLGNKYQGFGNPEGADDSAPNNSQPFLTAVATRAVIFIESDNPKIGLMCFIAVGMAEVSSCEITVKEGQHLNKGDELGMFHFGGSTHCLVFGPDVKLAFDFHNTTPGLDATNIPVCSRIATVLSDK from the coding sequence ATGAATATCCATTCTTTCGGTAACTGGCTACCAAAAAGCAAAGCACATGTTAATGCTTGGATCCAACACTTAAAAGCACACACTAAGCAACATCCAGCAGAGCTTGTTCAACCTATCCAAGAATTTAAAGATTTGGTTGATAATGATGAAAGCCTAAAAGAACTCGCTGAACGTATGTTTAGCTATGCGGGTAATCAAAAAGAATTAACGCCGCTAGGTACACCAGAAGTCATGAGTTTTGATGAATTTATTGTGCTATTAAACGCAATTATGACGCAAGCGCCTGAATGTACTGAATATACCGACCCTAAAAGTGGCGAACTCAATCCTTGCGGTTTAATTGGTTTTCCTATTAATGCGTTATTAGATTGGCCGATGGCAACACCTGCTGGCTACACATTCTTCTCAAATGCATTAGTAAATCAGCAAATTAAGAAAATATTAACTTACTGGTCTTCTTTCCTTTCAAGCTCTGACTCCCGTTACGTATTAGTAACCGATGATCTTAATCGTACACCGAAGGTGTTAGGTTGGTTAAATCCAACAGCTAAACGTGAAATGGTCGGTGTCGCTTGCCAAGCCACTTCTGATCCTGCACTAAAGGCATTACCGTTTGAGCACTTTTTCCAATGTGATCCTGATGATAAGTATTATGGCTTTAAATCATGGGATGACTTTTTCACTCGTGAGTTCGTAAAAGGTGTTCGTCCAATTGCTGAAGGTGATGACATTATTGCTAATGCATGTGAATCAGCACCGTTGCAAGTGGCAGAAAACGTAGCTGAAACATCTGAGTTCTGGCTCAAAGGTCAACCTTATTCACTACAAAATATGATGGATTTTGATCCACTCGCGAAACAATTCGTGGGCGGTACAATTTATCAAGCATTCTTAAGTGCATTAAGTTACCACCGTTGGAATAGCCCTGTTTCAGGGACAGTAAAAAAAGCCTTCATTGTTAACGGTTCATATTACTTAGGTAATAAATACCAAGGCTTTGGTAATCCAGAAGGAGCTGATGACAGCGCGCCGAATAACTCTCAGCCTTTCTTAACCGCAGTTGCAACTCGCGCAGTGATCTTTATTGAATCAGACAATCCAAAGATTGGCTTAATGTGCTTTATTGCGGTAGGTATGGCAGAAGTGTCATCTTGTGAAATTACAGTAAAAGAAGGTCAACACTTAAATAAAGGTGATGAATTAGGTATGTTCCACTTTGGTGGTTCTACACATTGCCTTGTCTTTGGACCAGATGTGAAGTTAGCGTTTGACTTCCACAATACAACACCAGGTTTAGATGCAACCAATATTCCTGTTTGTTCACGTATTGCAACCGTCTTATCCGATAAATAA
- a CDS encoding VF530 family DNA-binding protein yields the protein MQEQQQPAQPAKKEKELTLEQRLLQNNPLHGLSLEKMLTELVDHYGWEILDTAMRFNCFNTKPSIASSVKYLKKTEWAREKLEAFYLSRFKRMPRATAAELEIPPRMRTFADGIVPKEPMELTVESILASQAKAASAYKERASRGRSNSRGGGRNRR from the coding sequence ATGCAAGAACAACAACAACCTGCTCAACCAGCAAAAAAAGAAAAAGAATTAACGCTAGAGCAGCGACTTTTACAAAATAATCCGCTTCATGGCTTGAGCCTTGAAAAAATGCTAACCGAATTAGTCGATCACTACGGTTGGGAAATTTTAGACACGGCAATGCGTTTTAACTGTTTCAATACTAAACCGTCTATTGCGAGTAGTGTGAAATACTTGAAGAAAACAGAGTGGGCGAGAGAGAAACTAGAAGCTTTCTACCTATCACGCTTTAAGCGTATGCCACGTGCAACAGCCGCTGAATTAGAAATTCCACCACGTATGCGTACCTTTGCTGATGGCATTGTACCCAAAGAGCCAATGGAACTAACCGTTGAATCAATTCTAGCATCGCAAGCAAAAGCGGCTTCAGCTTACAAAGAACGTGCTTCTCGCGGTCGTAGTAATAGCCGTGGCGGTGGTCGTAACCGTCGATAA
- the tdh gene encoding L-threonine 3-dehydrogenase, which produces MKIKALSKLKPEEGIWMTEVDKPEVGHNDLLIRIKKTAICGTDVHIYNWDEWSQKTIPVPMVVGHEYVGEVVGMGQEVRGFDIGDRVSGEGHITCGHCRNCRGGRTHLCRNTIGVGVNREGAFAEYLVIPAFNAFKIPDDISDDVASIFDPFGNAVHTALSFDLVGEDVLITGAGPIGIMAAAVAKHVGARHVVITDVNEYRLDLAREMGVTRAVNVAKESLTDVMAELGMKEGFDVGMEMSGNPAAFNSMLSSMNHGGKIALLGIPPSDMAIDWNQVIFKGLIIKGIYGREMFETWYKMATLIQSGLDLSPIITHHYKIDDFQQGFDVMRSGQSGKVILDWE; this is translated from the coding sequence ATGAAAATCAAAGCTCTTTCTAAATTAAAGCCTGAAGAAGGCATCTGGATGACTGAAGTAGATAAGCCTGAGGTTGGTCATAACGATCTGCTTATCCGCATCAAGAAAACAGCAATTTGTGGTACTGACGTTCATATCTACAATTGGGATGAGTGGTCACAAAAAACGATCCCTGTACCTATGGTTGTTGGTCATGAATATGTCGGTGAAGTGGTTGGGATGGGTCAGGAAGTACGTGGCTTTGATATTGGCGATCGTGTTTCGGGTGAAGGCCATATCACGTGTGGTCACTGCCGAAACTGTCGTGGTGGCCGTACCCACTTATGCCGTAACACCATTGGTGTGGGTGTAAACCGTGAAGGTGCATTTGCGGAATACTTAGTGATCCCTGCATTTAACGCATTCAAAATTCCTGATGATATTTCAGATGATGTTGCGTCTATTTTCGACCCGTTCGGTAATGCTGTTCACACAGCACTGTCGTTCGACTTAGTGGGTGAAGATGTGCTGATCACAGGTGCAGGCCCAATCGGTATTATGGCTGCGGCTGTAGCAAAACATGTGGGTGCGCGTCACGTAGTGATCACGGATGTGAACGAATACCGTTTAGATCTTGCTCGTGAAATGGGCGTAACCCGTGCGGTTAACGTAGCTAAAGAAAGCTTGACCGATGTGATGGCAGAGCTTGGCATGAAAGAAGGCTTTGACGTGGGCATGGAAATGTCGGGTAACCCTGCGGCATTTAACAGCATGTTATCAAGCATGAACCACGGCGGTAAAATTGCACTGCTAGGTATTCCACCATCAGACATGGCAATTGATTGGAACCAAGTGATCTTCAAAGGTTTGATCATCAAAGGTATCTATGGCCGTGAAATGTTTGAAACATGGTACAAGATGGCAACCTTGATCCAATCAGGTTTAGATCTATCACCAATCATTACTCACCATTACAAGATTGATGATTTCCAACAGGGCTTTGATGTCATGCGCTCTGGTCAGTCAGGTAAGGTTATTCTTGATTGGGAATAA
- a CDS encoding glycine C-acetyltransferase, whose translation MTSAFYTQIQKQIEDVKSEGLYKSERVITSPQKAAVYIQSGQEVLNFCANNYLGLANHPELIKAAKEGMDEHGFGMASVRFICGTQDAHKELERKLSDFLGMEDTILYTSCFDANTGLFETILGAEDAIISDALNHASIIDGVRLCKAMRFRYANNDMAELEQQLIAAKEAGARNTLIVTDGVFSMDGVVANLPAICDLADKYGALVMVDDSHAVGFMGANGRGTHEYHNVMDRIDIITGTLGKAMGGASGGYTAGKKEVIDWLRQRSRPYLFSNSVAPAIVSASNRVIDLLAESGELRDRLWSNSTHFRTRMTEAGFTMAGADHAIIPIMLGDAKIAAEFAERALEKGIYVVGFSFPVVPKGKARIRTQMSAAHTPEQLDKAIDAFIEVGKEMGII comes from the coding sequence ATGACTTCTGCATTCTATACCCAAATCCAAAAACAAATTGAAGATGTAAAAAGTGAAGGGTTATACAAATCTGAGCGTGTGATCACATCACCACAAAAAGCAGCGGTATATATCCAATCGGGTCAAGAAGTCTTAAATTTCTGTGCCAACAATTACCTTGGCTTAGCCAACCACCCTGAGTTGATAAAAGCGGCTAAAGAGGGGATGGATGAGCACGGTTTTGGTATGGCGTCTGTACGTTTTATTTGTGGTACGCAAGATGCGCATAAAGAGTTAGAGCGTAAATTGTCTGATTTCCTTGGTATGGAAGATACGATTCTTTATACCTCATGCTTTGATGCAAATACGGGTTTATTTGAAACGATTTTAGGTGCAGAAGATGCGATTATTTCTGATGCTTTAAACCACGCGTCAATCATTGACGGTGTACGTTTATGTAAAGCGATGCGTTTCCGTTATGCCAACAATGATATGGCAGAATTAGAGCAACAATTAATTGCAGCAAAAGAAGCTGGTGCGCGTAATACATTAATCGTAACTGATGGCGTGTTCTCAATGGACGGTGTCGTAGCGAACCTACCTGCGATTTGTGATTTAGCGGATAAATACGGCGCACTTGTGATGGTTGATGACTCTCACGCGGTTGGCTTTATGGGCGCAAATGGTCGTGGTACGCATGAATACCATAATGTTATGGATCGTATCGACATTATTACCGGTACATTAGGTAAAGCGATGGGTGGTGCATCAGGCGGTTATACAGCAGGTAAGAAAGAGGTGATTGACTGGTTACGTCAACGTTCACGTCCATACCTGTTCTCTAACTCAGTCGCGCCAGCAATTGTTTCTGCTTCAAATCGCGTTATTGATTTATTAGCGGAAAGCGGCGAACTTCGCGATCGTTTATGGAGTAACTCGACGCATTTCCGTACTCGCATGACAGAAGCTGGCTTTACGATGGCTGGGGCTGATCACGCGATCATTCCTATCATGTTAGGTGATGCAAAAATTGCGGCAGAGTTTGCCGAGCGCGCCCTAGAAAAAGGCATTTACGTGGTTGGTTTCTCATTCCCTGTTGTACCAAAAGGCAAAGCACGTATTCGTACACAAATGTCAGCAGCACATACACCAGAGCAATTGGATAAAGCGATTGATGCCTTTATCGAAGTAGGTAAAGAGATGGGCATTATCTAA
- a CDS encoding LysR family transcriptional regulator — translation MDTHKLIALMPDLATFIVIVDEGSYTAASRKLGVTPSALSKQIARLEKALSVKLLERTTRKLMISESGNRIYKQCTQMIDAAKQAIEISSSEHTVPSGTVTIAAPKAFMNILLQPLVKPFLTQYPEVNLKLKACDGDIDIIAEGIDVVFRLTERPSEGLVLKKIGKVNLTLCASPNYIAQRGMPIHPRDLKHHDCLYLAETNIDHIWDFDKNGEQITVAVSGRYAVNHSQMRLKGVKDDLGIGIFPDFVIKHDLIAGKVIQVLPDWTIRGNYHGDIALQYAQSKFMPARIRAVIDYFTAHLTL, via the coding sequence ATGGATACACATAAGCTCATCGCACTAATGCCAGATTTAGCTACCTTCATCGTTATTGTAGATGAAGGCAGTTATACTGCGGCTTCACGCAAGTTAGGTGTTACGCCATCCGCACTCAGCAAGCAAATCGCACGGTTAGAAAAAGCCTTATCAGTAAAGCTATTAGAACGTACAACACGTAAATTGATGATCAGTGAGTCGGGTAATCGTATTTATAAGCAATGTACCCAGATGATTGATGCGGCTAAACAAGCGATTGAAATATCAAGCTCTGAGCATACTGTGCCCTCAGGGACTGTCACAATTGCAGCCCCAAAAGCCTTTATGAACATTCTTCTTCAACCTTTAGTTAAACCTTTCTTAACACAATATCCTGAAGTAAATTTAAAACTAAAAGCCTGTGATGGTGATATTGATATTATCGCTGAAGGTATTGATGTGGTATTTCGTTTAACAGAAAGACCTTCTGAAGGCTTAGTGTTAAAAAAAATTGGCAAAGTAAATCTGACTTTGTGTGCCAGCCCTAATTATATTGCCCAGCGTGGTATGCCAATACACCCCCGCGATTTAAAACACCACGACTGTTTATATCTCGCTGAGACTAATATCGATCACATATGGGATTTTGATAAGAACGGGGAACAAATAACCGTTGCTGTTTCTGGTCGATATGCCGTCAATCACTCTCAGATGCGATTAAAAGGTGTAAAAGATGATTTGGGCATTGGTATCTTTCCTGACTTCGTGATCAAACACGATCTTATTGCTGGTAAGGTGATTCAGGTTTTACCGGATTGGACTATTCGAGGTAATTATCACGGAGACATTGCACTACAATACGCGCAAAGTAAGTTTATGCCAGCAAGAATTCGTGCAGTCATTGACTATTTTACGGCTCATTTGACTCTTTAA
- a CDS encoding ABC transporter ATP-binding protein/permease, which yields MSKNNNKRLSILLKLNTYITPYKWRVVAALAALLTTASLTLSIGYGVRILIDQGFAQQSLTDLRHAIQFIIGLTICIAIGTYFRFYLVSSVGERVSADIRLAVFNHVISLHPSYFETNSSGDIMSRLTTDTTLLQSIIGSSFSMAMRSALLCFGAIIMLFATNFKLTFIVLISVPFVLIPILFFGRRVRALSRKSQDTMADIGSYAGEAIEHIKTVQSFSAEQYEKQAFADEVEKAYDVGRQRVKQRAILIAGVIAIVFSAIAGMLYVGGSDVINGEMSAGDLGAFVFYAIMVASSMANISEVLGELQRAAGATERLIEILQVKSDICTPHDHESIDCSHPSDIRFNNVNFYYPSRLNHPAINQLNLVAEQGKVLALVGPSGAGKTTLFELLQRFYDPQQGQVLVGNKDIRQFAPNELRQHMALVPQQPALFSNDVFHNIRYGTPDATDEEVIEAAKKAHAHEFIEKLPNGYHSFLGERGVRLSGGQKQRIAIARAILKNPKILLLDEATSALDSESEHYVQQALEELMKDRTTLIIAHRLSTIQHADKIAVLEGGELIDEGDHESLLKSCELYQRLVHLQFKHLE from the coding sequence ATGAGTAAGAATAACAACAAAAGGCTCAGTATCCTTTTAAAGCTTAACACCTACATTACACCGTATAAGTGGCGTGTAGTTGCTGCTTTAGCTGCACTTCTCACTACAGCAAGTCTTACACTTTCAATTGGTTACGGGGTTCGGATTTTGATTGATCAGGGTTTTGCCCAACAGTCATTAACCGACCTTCGCCATGCCATTCAATTTATTATTGGCTTGACTATCTGTATCGCAATTGGCACATATTTCCGTTTTTATCTCGTCTCTTCCGTTGGTGAGAGAGTGAGTGCTGATATCCGTCTTGCCGTATTTAACCATGTGATCTCACTACACCCTAGTTACTTTGAAACCAACAGTAGTGGCGATATTATGTCGCGACTAACGACTGATACTACTTTATTGCAAAGTATTATTGGGTCCTCATTTTCAATGGCTATGCGCAGTGCATTATTATGTTTCGGCGCCATAATCATGTTGTTTGCGACCAACTTTAAACTGACATTTATTGTCCTTATTTCTGTTCCCTTTGTATTAATACCTATCTTATTTTTCGGACGACGTGTACGCGCATTATCAAGAAAAAGCCAAGATACGATGGCAGATATTGGCAGTTATGCGGGAGAAGCCATCGAGCATATTAAAACAGTACAAAGTTTTAGTGCTGAGCAGTATGAAAAGCAAGCTTTTGCAGATGAAGTGGAAAAAGCCTATGACGTGGGGCGACAACGAGTAAAACAACGCGCTATTTTAATAGCCGGTGTCATTGCCATCGTTTTTAGTGCAATTGCAGGTATGCTGTATGTCGGTGGCAGTGATGTGATAAATGGTGAAATGTCAGCTGGTGATTTAGGGGCTTTCGTTTTTTATGCCATCATGGTTGCATCTTCAATGGCAAATATTTCAGAAGTGCTTGGTGAGTTACAAAGAGCCGCTGGCGCGACGGAAAGACTCATAGAGATCCTTCAAGTAAAAAGTGATATTTGTACGCCACATGATCACGAATCAATTGACTGTTCTCACCCATCAGACATTCGCTTTAACAATGTGAACTTTTACTACCCTTCTCGCTTAAATCATCCTGCTATCAATCAATTAAACTTAGTTGCTGAACAAGGTAAAGTTTTAGCTCTTGTAGGACCTTCAGGTGCCGGTAAAACAACGCTTTTTGAATTACTTCAACGCTTTTACGATCCACAACAAGGTCAAGTTTTAGTTGGTAATAAAGATATTCGCCAATTTGCGCCAAATGAACTTCGTCAACACATGGCACTCGTTCCTCAGCAACCTGCATTATTCAGTAATGATGTATTCCATAACATTCGTTACGGCACCCCAGATGCAACAGATGAAGAAGTGATTGAAGCGGCAAAAAAAGCCCATGCCCATGAGTTTATTGAAAAACTACCTAATGGTTATCATAGCTTCTTAGGCGAGCGAGGCGTGCGTTTATCTGGTGGTCAGAAACAAAGAATTGCGATTGCGCGAGCTATCCTTAAAAACCCTAAAATTCTTTTACTTGATGAAGCAACCAGTGCGCTAGATAGTGAGAGCGAACACTATGTACAGCAAGCACTTGAAGAACTAATGAAAGATCGCACTACATTAATCATTGCTCACCGACTATCAACGATACAGCACGCAGATAAAATCGCTGTATTAGAGGGTGGAGAACTTATTGATGAAGGCGATCATGAATCATTACTTAAAAGCTGCGAACTCTACCAGCGCTTAGTTCATCTTCAGTTCAAGCATTTAGAATAA
- a CDS encoding anhydro-N-acetylmuramic acid kinase produces MEKYIGLMSGTSMDGVDAVLVEMNDHNIKLLGNHDYPMPSDLKQALLDVCIGQSTNLQQIGELDHRLGQLFADAVNALLEKTQTPASAIKAVASHGQTVFHAPDSPYPFTMQLGDANIIAAKTGITTVADFRRKDMAFGGQGAPLVPAFHQQLFSDKNINRVILNIGGISNITVLTPNKPVIGFDTGVGNMLMDAWINLHLQQSYDKNAQWALSGTVNVELLANLLSEPYLSLSAPKSTGRELFNLPWLEQHLSGLTIKPEDVQATLAEYTAVTIANDVRQTAQDTPNNMPNELLVCGGGAHNPLIMRRLTQLLTDWTVTTTNERGVDSDNMEAMAFAWLGYRTLHGLSGNLPEVTGASQLTTLGAIYPAQ; encoded by the coding sequence ATGGAAAAATATATTGGCCTAATGTCTGGCACTAGCATGGATGGCGTAGATGCCGTTCTGGTTGAAATGAATGATCACAATATTAAGCTATTAGGTAATCATGACTACCCTATGCCAAGTGATTTAAAACAAGCCCTATTGGATGTTTGTATCGGTCAAAGCACAAACCTTCAACAAATTGGCGAGCTTGATCATCGCTTGGGTCAGCTTTTTGCCGATGCCGTTAATGCCTTACTAGAAAAAACACAGACACCTGCAAGTGCGATTAAAGCTGTCGCTAGTCACGGTCAAACCGTTTTCCATGCTCCAGATTCACCCTATCCTTTTACCATGCAATTAGGTGACGCCAATATCATCGCTGCTAAAACAGGGATTACCACCGTTGCTGATTTTCGCCGTAAAGACATGGCATTTGGCGGTCAAGGCGCGCCATTAGTGCCTGCATTCCACCAGCAGCTATTTAGCGATAAAAACATTAATCGTGTCATTTTAAATATTGGCGGTATTTCCAATATAACCGTTCTGACACCGAATAAACCTGTGATAGGTTTTGATACCGGTGTAGGCAACATGTTAATGGATGCATGGATCAATCTGCATCTTCAACAAAGCTATGATAAAAATGCACAATGGGCATTATCAGGCACAGTGAATGTAGAGCTATTAGCTAACCTACTCAGCGAACCTTACCTATCATTATCTGCACCGAAAAGTACCGGACGAGAATTGTTTAACTTGCCTTGGTTAGAGCAACATTTATCAGGTTTAACCATTAAGCCTGAAGATGTACAAGCCACCCTCGCAGAATACACTGCAGTAACCATTGCCAACGATGTAAGACAAACAGCGCAAGATACGCCCAATAACATGCCTAATGAGTTATTAGTGTGTGGTGGCGGAGCCCATAACCCATTAATAATGCGTCGTTTAACACAGCTGCTAACTGATTGGACAGTGACGACCACCAATGAGCGTGGTGTCGATAGCGATAATATGGAAGCAATGGCATTTGCATGGCTTGGCTATCGCACACTCCATGGTTTATCCGGTAATTTACCCGAAGTGACTGGCGCATCGCAATTAACCACATTAGGTGCGATTTACCCTGCACAGTGA